The Saprospiraceae bacterium genome includes a window with the following:
- a CDS encoding CBS domain-containing protein, with the protein MKNEIIHRVYDFIKEFPPFSMLPKDVIMSIAGKVTVKYLPPNSVLFEIGDVPPPQFYIVNEGAIHLYQEDGTMVDQCDEGDIFGIRPLLAQSPYLLSAKTEEESIIYAIKTETFLPFLEQFPKVSSFLAANFAVGTGNMFYKKHHMEGVAAPLHAEIFKTDMEKAPVYCQLHHTIQEAAIMMADHKIGSIIICDEGQKPIGIITDKDLRIKVVAGDVRKKENVVQIMSSPVICVQPSLSIAELQILMLKNRINHLAVTEDGTVDSRLMGVISDHDLVVQQADNPSILIKEIRKCTSSTQLKVIRDKTENLIKKYIDKEVSIPYITQIVSEINDDIILRCIQIAEVKIGKEKFKDINYCWISLGSEGRQEQLLRTDQDNALIYQHDPNMPNIKETCLSLAKEVTLMLNDVGYEYCPADMMASNPAWCQSIAEWKDTFSKWIHNPGEKEIMMCTIFFDYRPVYGDLSLVENLTDHISGLLDQQEVFLQLLAKNALENPPPLSFFRNFIVEKNGEHKDSFDIKLRAMMPLVDAARLLILSRQIKGVNNTSKRFLALAESDPNNAELYQMAADAYEILIRIRTSQGFQSHDSGRYIQPEMMDKMQRLQLRNAFQPIDEIQKLIKIKFQLGGII; encoded by the coding sequence ATGAAAAACGAAATTATCCATAGGGTCTATGATTTTATCAAGGAGTTTCCTCCATTTTCAATGCTTCCAAAGGATGTTATTATGTCAATAGCCGGAAAGGTCACCGTAAAGTATTTGCCTCCAAATTCGGTATTGTTTGAAATAGGAGATGTGCCTCCTCCACAGTTTTATATAGTCAATGAAGGTGCTATCCATCTGTATCAGGAAGATGGTACTATGGTAGATCAATGTGATGAAGGAGATATTTTTGGCATCAGACCTCTTCTTGCTCAATCGCCCTACCTTTTATCAGCAAAGACTGAAGAAGAATCCATAATATATGCCATCAAAACAGAAACATTTCTACCTTTTCTGGAACAATTTCCCAAAGTATCATCATTTTTAGCGGCAAACTTTGCTGTAGGAACGGGCAATATGTTTTACAAAAAACATCATATGGAAGGAGTAGCTGCACCCTTACATGCAGAGATATTCAAAACTGATATGGAGAAAGCCCCAGTTTATTGCCAACTGCATCATACCATTCAAGAAGCTGCTATTATGATGGCTGATCACAAAATCGGATCTATCATCATATGCGATGAAGGACAAAAACCCATTGGAATCATCACCGACAAAGATCTACGCATAAAAGTAGTTGCAGGAGATGTCCGCAAAAAAGAAAATGTGGTGCAAATCATGTCATCTCCAGTTATATGCGTCCAACCATCACTCAGTATAGCCGAGTTGCAAATTTTAATGCTCAAAAATAGAATCAATCACTTGGCCGTTACTGAAGACGGTACAGTCGATTCCAGACTTATGGGAGTTATATCGGACCATGATCTTGTGGTTCAGCAAGCTGACAATCCTTCCATACTCATAAAAGAAATCAGAAAATGTACATCATCAACGCAACTCAAAGTCATAAGGGATAAAACAGAAAATCTGATCAAAAAATACATTGATAAAGAAGTTTCCATACCTTACATTACACAGATAGTTTCGGAAATCAATGATGATATCATTCTACGGTGTATACAAATTGCTGAAGTAAAAATCGGTAAAGAAAAATTTAAGGACATTAATTATTGTTGGATCTCATTAGGCAGTGAAGGAAGACAAGAACAGTTACTTCGTACAGATCAGGACAATGCATTGATATATCAGCATGATCCAAATATGCCCAATATCAAAGAAACCTGCCTCAGCCTGGCAAAAGAAGTCACTTTAATGTTGAATGATGTGGGGTATGAATATTGTCCGGCTGACATGATGGCATCTAATCCTGCATGGTGTCAAAGTATTGCTGAATGGAAGGACACCTTTTCAAAATGGATCCATAACCCCGGAGAAAAAGAAATCATGATGTGTACTATATTTTTTGATTACAGACCTGTATATGGTGACCTGTCACTTGTTGAAAATCTTACCGACCACATATCCGGATTGTTAGATCAACAAGAGGTCTTTCTACAGCTTCTGGCCAAAAATGCATTGGAAAATCCACCGCCGCTATCGTTTTTCCGAAACTTCATTGTAGAAAAAAATGGTGAGCATAAAGATAGTTTTGATATTAAACTCAGGGCAATGATGCCGCTAGTGGATGCAGCCAGACTACTTATACTCTCGAGGCAAATCAAAGGAGTTAATAATACATCCAAGAGATTTTTGGCATTGGCAGAATCAGACCCAAACAATGCTGAATTATACCAAATGGCAGCTGATGCTTATGAAATCCTGATTCGCATCAGGACTTCTCAAGGGTTTCAATCTCATGATTCCGGGCGATACATCCAACCCGAAATGATGGACAAAATGCAACGTCTGCAATTAAGAAATGCTTTCCAGCCTATTGATGAAATACAAAAACTTATTAAGATAAAGTTTCAACTAGGTGGTATCATATGA
- a CDS encoding helix-turn-helix transcriptional regulator translates to MNTSFDIDFLEDVTEKLKAVAHPVRFVMVDLLYKENQLSVTEIHEKLDIEQAVASHHLRILKNQDIVKVNRDGKNSYYSLAKENFHQIVTAMLH, encoded by the coding sequence ATGAATACTAGTTTTGACATAGATTTTCTGGAAGATGTTACTGAAAAACTTAAAGCAGTAGCACATCCTGTACGTTTTGTGATGGTGGATTTATTGTACAAAGAAAATCAATTGTCTGTCACGGAAATACATGAAAAACTTGATATAGAGCAAGCTGTGGCCAGTCATCATTTGAGGATTTTAAAAAATCAGGATATAGTCAAAGTGAACCGTGATGGAAAAAACTCCTATTATTCGCTGGCAAAGGAAAATTTTCATCAGATAGTAACAGCTATGTTGCATTAA
- a CDS encoding porin, whose amino-acid sequence MKFNPTKFICSLMIVFTSIASFKAQDVAAEDHTYKPLTLKLNESGSKYIRFITWHQFWVTATQNNPGTRDVNGLPIDGTNNSSQWSTDIALRRSRFLAVAQISPRFLILSHWGINNQSFINGATAPNGPNPTTTPSNQGKKPAFFLHDAWTEYRIIPTKLYVGVGLHYWNGVSRMSSHSTLNFMPVDAPIFNWSNIEATDQFARQFGIYAKGQLGKLDYRVALNKPFVNGTVPSAVLKNGIAVNVTNENYATAGYFSFMLKDKESNVLPFYAGSYYGGKDIFNIGLGFYNHKGASLVKTNTDSTFQNHLALGADVFIDKPIDKAKGTAISIMGTLYYINYGDNYLRNIGILNEHVNAVPTTMSFAGSGNTQPTIGSGFIGYLQAGYMLPKMKDGTSFMPYVTATYKDFERLKDPSFQWAAGLNYIISGHNAKLTLEYATRPIYISDAANEVVRNGTKGQLILQSVIFL is encoded by the coding sequence ATGAAATTCAACCCGACAAAATTTATTTGTAGTCTGATGATTGTTTTTACAAGTATTGCTTCGTTCAAAGCACAGGATGTAGCAGCTGAAGACCACACATACAAACCACTAACTTTAAAGCTAAATGAGAGTGGATCGAAATACATACGCTTTATCACATGGCATCAGTTCTGGGTTACAGCTACACAAAACAATCCCGGCACACGCGATGTAAATGGGCTACCTATAGACGGCACTAACAACTCAAGTCAATGGTCTACGGATATTGCGCTAAGGAGATCAAGGTTTTTGGCAGTTGCCCAGATTTCGCCCAGATTTTTGATATTGTCACACTGGGGTATCAATAATCAATCTTTTATCAATGGTGCTACGGCACCTAATGGACCAAATCCTACTACCACACCAAGTAATCAAGGCAAAAAGCCTGCTTTCTTTTTACATGATGCCTGGACAGAGTACAGAATTATACCCACTAAGTTATATGTGGGTGTTGGACTCCATTACTGGAATGGTGTAAGTCGTATGTCAAGTCACTCCACCCTTAATTTTATGCCTGTCGACGCTCCGATATTCAACTGGTCAAATATAGAAGCCACCGATCAGTTTGCCAGACAATTTGGTATCTATGCCAAGGGTCAATTAGGAAAGTTGGATTATCGGGTGGCACTCAACAAACCCTTTGTCAATGGCACTGTACCATCTGCTGTGTTGAAAAATGGTATTGCTGTCAATGTGACAAATGAAAACTATGCAACGGCAGGATATTTTAGTTTTATGTTGAAGGATAAAGAATCCAATGTGTTGCCTTTTTATGCAGGCTCGTACTATGGTGGCAAAGATATATTTAATATTGGCCTTGGATTTTACAATCATAAAGGAGCATCCCTTGTAAAAACAAATACAGATTCTACTTTTCAAAACCATTTGGCTTTAGGTGCTGATGTATTTATTGATAAACCGATAGATAAGGCAAAGGGTACAGCAATATCCATCATGGGAACCTTGTATTACATCAATTATGGCGACAATTATCTTAGAAATATTGGAATACTTAATGAACATGTCAATGCAGTACCCACCACTATGAGTTTTGCAGGCAGTGGAAATACTCAACCTACTATTGGATCAGGCTTTATAGGGTATCTTCAAGCTGGATACATGCTACCAAAAATGAAAGATGGAACATCCTTTATGCCATATGTTACAGCAACTTACAAAGATTTTGAAAGGCTAAAAGACCCAAGTTTTCAATGGGCTGCGGGCCTCAATTACATTATTAGTGGTCATAATGCAAAATTGACCCTTGAATACGCAACCCGACCAATATATATATCCGATGCTGCCAACGAAGTGGTAAGAAACGGAACAAAAGGTCAGCTTATATTGCAATCAGTCATTTTCTTATAA
- a CDS encoding DUF4212 domain-containing protein: protein MSNKNLNDYWNRNLTYLVILLSIWFLCSYGAGILFKDSLNEIRVGGYKLGFWFAQQGSMYIFCILIFIYVWLMNKLDKEYDVDEK from the coding sequence ATGTCAAATAAAAATCTCAACGATTACTGGAATCGTAATCTCACCTACCTTGTGATACTGCTAAGTATCTGGTTTCTTTGCTCCTATGGTGCTGGTATCCTTTTTAAAGATTCGCTCAATGAAATCAGAGTAGGCGGATATAAACTGGGTTTCTGGTTTGCACAGCAGGGATCGATGTACATCTTCTGCATCCTGATATTTATTTACGTCTGGCTTATGAATAAGCTTGATAAAGAATATGATGTAGACGAAAAATAA
- a CDS encoding cation acetate symporter, translating to MDVKMWTYIIVGLSFALYIGIAIWSRAGSTKEFYVAGGGVSPLANGMATAADWMSAASFISMAGLISFMGYDGAVYLMGWTGGYVLLALLLAPYLRKFGKFTVPDFIGDRYYSNTARTVAVICALIVSFTYVAGQMRGVGVVFSRFLEVSIEMGVVIGMIIVLFYAVLGGMKGITYTQVAQYCVLIFAYMVPAIFISLALTGNAIPQLGFGAQLADGSGYLLDKLDGLNQELGFAAYTDGTKSVMDVFAITFALMVGTAGLPHVIVRFFTVPKVKDARQSAGYALLFIAILYTTAPAVAAFARTNMINTVSNKEYSAMPEWFKKWETTKLIKFEDKNGDGKIQYVKDKEKNELTVDNDIMVLANPEIAGLPNWVIALVAAGGLAAALSTAAGLLLVISTSISHDLLKKQLNPNISEKNELLAARLSAAAAVIVAGYFGINPPGFVAAVVALAFGLAAASFFPAIIMGIFYKRMNMQGAVAGMIVGITLMIFYMLKFKFGMFDGGKDAVDGLKSAWWFGISPEGFGTVAMLANFIVSIAVSAMTPAPPAQVQQIVEDIRIPRGAGSAHAH from the coding sequence ATGGACGTTAAAATGTGGACCTACATCATTGTAGGATTGAGTTTTGCACTATATATCGGTATTGCTATCTGGTCAAGAGCCGGATCAACCAAAGAATTTTACGTAGCTGGTGGAGGAGTATCCCCATTGGCCAATGGTATGGCTACAGCTGCCGACTGGATGTCTGCTGCATCATTTATCTCTATGGCAGGTCTTATTTCCTTTATGGGATATGATGGTGCTGTATATCTCATGGGTTGGACTGGTGGATATGTATTATTGGCACTGCTTCTAGCACCTTATCTTAGGAAATTTGGTAAATTTACAGTTCCAGACTTTATTGGGGATAGATATTATTCCAATACAGCTCGTACAGTCGCTGTAATCTGTGCCTTGATCGTTTCATTTACCTATGTCGCTGGCCAGATGCGTGGAGTAGGTGTAGTCTTTTCAAGATTTCTTGAAGTCAGTATAGAGATGGGTGTAGTGATAGGTATGATCATCGTATTGTTTTATGCAGTATTGGGTGGCATGAAAGGGATCACTTATACTCAAGTAGCACAGTATTGTGTCTTGATATTTGCATATATGGTACCTGCTATCTTTATATCCTTAGCATTGACTGGCAACGCTATCCCACAATTGGGTTTTGGTGCTCAGCTTGCTGATGGCTCAGGCTATTTATTGGATAAATTGGATGGGCTCAATCAGGAATTGGGATTCGCTGCATATACCGATGGCACTAAATCAGTAATGGATGTATTTGCCATAACCTTTGCTTTGATGGTGGGAACAGCGGGACTTCCGCATGTCATCGTAAGATTTTTTACAGTACCTAAAGTGAAAGATGCCCGCCAATCTGCAGGATATGCATTATTATTCATCGCTATACTTTATACTACAGCGCCTGCTGTTGCAGCTTTCGCCAGAACCAATATGATCAACACCGTTAGTAATAAAGAATACAGTGCTATGCCAGAATGGTTTAAAAAATGGGAAACAACCAAACTTATCAAATTTGAAGATAAAAATGGTGACGGCAAAATCCAATATGTCAAGGATAAGGAAAAGAATGAGCTCACTGTAGATAATGATATCATGGTACTGGCCAATCCTGAAATCGCGGGACTTCCCAACTGGGTGATCGCACTGGTGGCAGCAGGTGGTTTAGCAGCTGCACTTTCTACAGCAGCAGGTTTATTGTTGGTTATATCTACTTCTATTTCTCATGATTTATTGAAAAAACAATTGAATCCAAATATCTCAGAAAAAAATGAGTTGCTTGCGGCGAGATTGTCAGCAGCAGCAGCTGTAATTGTAGCGGGATATTTTGGTATCAATCCTCCGGGATTTGTGGCAGCGGTTGTTGCCTTAGCTTTTGGGCTCGCAGCCGCATCCTTCTTCCCGGCCATCATCATGGGTATTTTCTATAAGCGTATGAACATGCAAGGTGCAGTCGCTGGTATGATTGTCGGTATCACTCTAATGATTTTTTACATGCTGAAATTCAAATTCGGAATGTTTGATGGTGGTAAAGATGCAGTAGATGGATTGAAGAGTGCATGGTGGTTTGGTATATCTCCTGAAGGATTTGGGACTGTAGCCATGCTGGCCAACTTCATAGTATCAATCGCAGTCAGTGCTATGACTCCAGCTCCTCCAGCCCAAGTACAACAAATAGTTGAAGATATCAGGATACCTAGAGGTGCAGGTTCGGCTCATGCGCATTAA
- a CDS encoding histidine kinase, which translates to MGAGWVILFSLLYLVLLFLIALFGHRLAKAGKSIVNNPYVYALSLTVYCTVWTFYGSVGRATQTGLGFAAVYLGPALLAPVWYMVMRKIILISKQLRITSIADFISSRYGKSTFLGMLTTVILIFGIIPYISIQLKAIGISFDLITQSDIKDSFWDSSAFYRDKVNYFTILLAVFTILFGTRSLDPNERHEGLIAAIAFESIIKLIAFLAAGIFVVYFVFDGMSDIFTKASADDNTAKLLTLNTSETAKTNWFWVLILSAVSVMFLPRQFHVSVVENTNISYVRQASWLFPLYLFLICIFVLPIAIGGLLVLPESSDPDMFVLSLPMHFGQGWLALLVYIGGFSAAASMVVVSVISLSIMVSNNLLMPLLLKTRTASVDGFALLSVRLLYIRRVVIVVIMFLAFGFYKSVSSSFPLVSIGLISFAAILQLAPAIIGGLFWSRANEKGATAGLMAGFFIWFICLPLPTLAEAGILNQSLISEGYFGIASFKPYALFGLENVDSISNACIWSMIFNIGIFVVISLMTTQEVVELAQADMYVNIEKYSTLPDIEVLKKEASVQKLKQLLVRYLGANKARAHLQNFQGKLSSSQDDQASQEFIQYIEKILTGAFGAASAKLLLSADIRQQNISLTQLNEIINQTKEILEYSHALEEKTEELTQTTNELAALNSRLKELDVMKAEFISTVTHELRTPVTTIRSFSQILQTKENIDPRQKSEFLSIILKECDRIARLINQVLEVEKLESVSVSDEGNANFHTIATLAIKRLQPIADEKGASLIYENIHQEIDIPLSEDILLQVLLNLLSNAIKFCAPESGIVKLSVQCFGEHHQNIISVYNNGQHIPDGFKNRIFEKFTQVKDGNLAKPDGSGLGLYITKKFIEQGGGKINFISNDQHGTTFTIQFE; encoded by the coding sequence ATGGGTGCAGGATGGGTGATATTGTTTTCGTTACTATATTTGGTGCTATTGTTTTTGATAGCACTCTTTGGTCATCGGTTGGCCAAAGCTGGAAAAAGTATTGTCAATAATCCTTATGTATACGCATTGTCTCTGACAGTGTACTGTACGGTATGGACATTTTATGGCAGTGTTGGCAGAGCTACTCAGACGGGTTTGGGCTTTGCAGCTGTGTATTTAGGTCCCGCATTGCTGGCACCTGTATGGTACATGGTGATGAGAAAAATCATCTTGATATCCAAACAGCTTAGGATAACATCTATAGCTGACTTTATATCATCCCGATATGGTAAAAGTACATTTTTAGGCATGTTGACCACGGTGATATTGATTTTTGGCATCATACCTTATATCAGTATCCAACTCAAAGCGATAGGTATCAGTTTTGATCTCATCACGCAATCCGATATCAAAGATTCGTTTTGGGACTCATCTGCATTCTACAGAGATAAAGTCAACTATTTTACTATCTTGTTAGCTGTATTTACGATACTTTTTGGTACTCGAAGCCTTGATCCCAACGAAAGACATGAAGGTCTCATAGCTGCTATCGCTTTTGAATCGATCATAAAGTTAATTGCATTTCTGGCAGCTGGTATTTTTGTTGTATATTTTGTTTTTGATGGTATGTCAGATATTTTCACAAAAGCATCTGCCGATGACAACACGGCTAAACTACTGACTTTAAATACGTCTGAGACTGCAAAAACAAATTGGTTTTGGGTGCTGATTTTGTCCGCTGTTTCAGTGATGTTTCTACCTAGACAATTTCACGTATCGGTTGTTGAAAATACCAATATTTCTTATGTCAGACAAGCTTCGTGGCTTTTTCCTTTATATCTTTTCTTGATTTGTATTTTTGTTTTGCCTATTGCTATTGGTGGTTTGTTGGTTTTGCCAGAGTCATCAGATCCTGATATGTTTGTCTTAAGTCTGCCTATGCATTTTGGGCAAGGATGGTTAGCACTTTTAGTCTATATTGGTGGGTTTTCAGCAGCTGCCAGTATGGTTGTCGTATCCGTCATCTCTCTGAGTATCATGGTATCCAATAATCTTTTGATGCCGTTACTTCTAAAAACCAGAACTGCCTCAGTAGATGGTTTTGCATTATTGTCTGTACGCTTGCTATATATCAGGCGAGTTGTAATTGTGGTTATTATGTTTCTGGCATTTGGTTTTTACAAATCAGTAAGTAGTAGCTTTCCATTGGTGTCTATCGGATTGATTTCTTTTGCAGCTATATTACAATTGGCCCCAGCTATTATAGGGGGACTTTTTTGGTCCAGAGCCAATGAAAAAGGTGCTACCGCAGGTCTTATGGCTGGTTTTTTTATATGGTTTATTTGTCTACCACTTCCTACCTTGGCGGAAGCGGGAATTTTAAACCAATCATTGATCTCAGAAGGATACTTCGGAATAGCTTCATTCAAACCATACGCACTTTTTGGCTTGGAAAATGTTGATTCTATATCCAATGCTTGTATATGGAGTATGATTTTCAATATTGGGATATTTGTTGTCATTTCTTTAATGACCACTCAGGAAGTCGTCGAATTAGCTCAAGCAGATATGTATGTCAATATAGAAAAGTATTCTACATTACCAGATATAGAAGTCCTTAAAAAAGAAGCATCTGTCCAGAAACTAAAGCAGCTTTTGGTGAGGTATTTAGGGGCTAATAAAGCAAGGGCTCATCTACAAAATTTTCAGGGAAAGTTATCATCATCACAAGATGATCAGGCCAGCCAGGAATTCATCCAATATATCGAAAAAATATTGACAGGAGCATTTGGAGCTGCTTCTGCTAAGTTATTGCTAAGTGCAGATATCCGTCAGCAAAATATTTCCTTAACACAACTAAATGAAATCATCAATCAGACCAAAGAAATTCTTGAATATAGTCATGCATTGGAAGAAAAAACGGAAGAACTAACTCAAACGACCAATGAACTGGCAGCTTTAAATAGCCGATTGAAGGAGTTAGATGTCATGAAAGCTGAATTTATTTCTACAGTCACACACGAACTTAGAACGCCTGTCACAACGATCCGTTCTTTTTCCCAAATTTTACAAACTAAGGAAAATATTGACCCTAGGCAAAAGTCTGAGTTTTTGTCTATCATCCTTAAAGAATGTGACCGTATTGCCAGACTGATTAATCAGGTACTCGAAGTGGAAAAATTAGAGTCAGTCAGTGTTTCTGATGAAGGCAATGCCAATTTTCATACCATCGCAACTTTAGCAATAAAAAGGTTACAACCCATCGCAGATGAAAAAGGTGCTTCTTTGATTTACGAAAATATACATCAAGAGATTGATATTCCTTTGAGTGAAGATATACTCTTACAGGTATTACTTAATCTGCTCTCCAATGCTATAAAATTTTGTGCTCCAGAAAGTGGGATCGTAAAATTATCAGTCCAATGTTTTGGTGAACACCACCAAAACATCATCAGTGTTTACAATAATGGACAGCATATTCCTGATGGATTCAAAAATAGAATTTTCGAAAAATTCACCCAAGTAAAAGATGGTAATCTGGCAAAACCTGATGGAAGCGGACTAGGTTTATACATCACTAAAAAATTTATCGAGCAAGGTGGTGGAAAGATAAATTTCATTTCAAATGATCAGCATGGTACCACTTTTACTATACAGTTCGAATAA
- a CDS encoding response regulator yields MSLKKVLIVDDEPNIVLALRVLLEGQGYDIEYCFDGTSAIETLEGFIPDLVLLDVMMPGVDGFTVAKFIRNNVELIHTNIIFLTAKGTKDDKMEGYKSGAEYYIVKPFDNDNILEKVKELLS; encoded by the coding sequence ATGTCCCTTAAAAAAGTATTAATTGTAGATGATGAACCCAACATCGTATTGGCACTGAGGGTGCTTTTGGAAGGTCAGGGTTATGATATTGAATATTGTTTTGATGGAACATCTGCTATAGAAACACTTGAAGGCTTTATTCCAGATTTGGTTCTTCTAGATGTGATGATGCCGGGTGTTGATGGTTTTACTGTGGCCAAATTCATTCGCAATAATGTTGAATTAATACATACCAACATTATATTTCTTACGGCAAAGGGTACTAAGGATGATAAAATGGAAGGCTATAAGTCTGGAGCCGAATACTATATAGTCAAACCATTTGATAATGATAATATTTTGGAGAAAGTGAAGGAATTGCTGTCTTAG
- the acs gene encoding acetate--CoA ligase, giving the protein MTLQIKSVEQYQEAYKKSVENPEGFWAEQAETFTWFEKWHTVLHHDFVTPDVRWFEGGKLNITVNCLDRHIETKGDQTAIIWEANEAFEPSKRYTYKQLLAEVNKCANTLKAQGVRKGDRICFYMPMIPEVAIAMLACARIGAIHSVVFAGFSANALADRIKDAECKMVICSDYNRRGPKNIPVKDVVDEAITMGCDSVEKVLVYKTTGGKVNWNNDIDLWWHETVDHMSDICEPEVMDAEDMLFILYTSGSTGKPKGVVHTCGGYMVYTCYSFKNVFQYQEGDIYWCTADVGWITGHSYILYGPLLAGATTIMFEGVPGHPDAGRFWHVCEKHRVNQFYTAPTAIRALMAAGWHEPEKYDLSYLKVIGSVGEPINEEAWHWYDEKVGRGHAPIVDTWWQTETGGILITPLPGITDAKPCFASYPLPGVQPVLLDANGVELEGNNVEGLLCIKFPWPSILRTTYGDHERCRTNYFAAFKDYYFTGDGAKRDEDGRYRIIGRVDDVINVSGHRIGTAEVEDAIDQHSGVVESAVVGYPHDIKGQGIYAYVKPHHEVVDAEHFRKEILAVVTKHIGPIAKPDKIQIVTQLPKTRSGKIMRRILRKIAEGQTDQLGDTSTLLNPECVEELKAGALE; this is encoded by the coding sequence ATGACATTACAAATAAAAAGTGTAGAGCAATATCAAGAAGCGTACAAAAAGAGTGTTGAGAATCCTGAAGGCTTCTGGGCAGAACAAGCCGAAACATTTACCTGGTTTGAAAAGTGGCATACGGTGCTTCACCACGACTTTGTAACTCCTGATGTAAGATGGTTTGAAGGAGGTAAACTCAATATCACGGTCAACTGTCTCGACAGACATATCGAAACCAAAGGTGACCAGACTGCCATCATCTGGGAAGCCAATGAAGCATTTGAACCATCAAAAAGATACACATATAAACAGCTGTTGGCAGAAGTAAATAAATGTGCTAATACGCTAAAAGCTCAGGGAGTCAGGAAAGGAGACAGGATATGTTTTTATATGCCTATGATTCCTGAAGTGGCCATTGCCATGTTGGCTTGTGCACGTATCGGAGCTATACATTCAGTTGTATTTGCAGGATTTTCTGCCAATGCATTGGCGGACAGAATCAAGGATGCTGAGTGTAAAATGGTCATTTGCTCCGATTATAATAGACGTGGGCCTAAAAATATTCCTGTAAAAGATGTTGTGGATGAAGCGATCACTATGGGTTGTGATTCTGTAGAAAAAGTATTAGTCTATAAAACGACTGGCGGAAAAGTCAATTGGAATAATGACATCGATTTGTGGTGGCATGAAACGGTAGATCATATGAGCGATATATGCGAACCAGAAGTGATGGATGCTGAGGATATGTTATTCATCCTATATACATCCGGCTCTACAGGCAAACCCAAAGGTGTCGTACATACTTGTGGAGGATACATGGTGTACACTTGCTATTCCTTCAAAAATGTATTTCAGTATCAGGAAGGCGACATATATTGGTGTACAGCAGATGTAGGCTGGATTACCGGTCATTCCTATATCCTTTATGGACCTTTGTTAGCAGGAGCTACTACCATTATGTTTGAAGGTGTACCTGGACACCCCGATGCAGGTAGATTCTGGCATGTTTGTGAAAAACACAGAGTGAATCAATTTTATACAGCTCCTACTGCGATCAGAGCATTGATGGCGGCAGGATGGCATGAACCAGAAAAATATGACTTGAGTTATCTTAAAGTCATAGGTTCAGTTGGTGAACCTATCAATGAAGAAGCCTGGCATTGGTACGATGAAAAAGTAGGTCGTGGTCATGCTCCAATTGTAGATACCTGGTGGCAGACTGAGACGGGCGGTATTCTGATTACACCACTACCAGGCATAACAGATGCTAAGCCTTGTTTTGCGTCCTACCCTTTACCCGGTGTACAACCTGTATTACTGGATGCCAATGGAGTAGAGTTGGAAGGCAACAACGTGGAAGGTTTGTTGTGTATTAAGTTTCCATGGCCATCCATTTTGAGAACCACTTATGGAGATCATGAAAGATGCAGGACGAACTACTTTGCAGCTTTTAAAGATTATTATTTCACCGGCGACGGTGCCAAACGGGATGAAGATGGCAGATATAGGATCATCGGAAGGGTTGATGATGTGATCAATGTATCCGGTCACAGAATAGGAACTGCTGAGGTAGAAGATGCCATTGATCAGCATTCAGGTGTGGTGGAATCAGCAGTAGTTGGATACCCGCATGACATCAAGGGTCAAGGTATCTATGCATATGTCAAGCCTCATCATGAGGTAGTAGATGCTGAGCATTTCAGAAAAGAAATTCTTGCCGTCGTGACCAAACATATAGGACCGATCGCAAAACCAGACAAAATTCAAATAGTCACTCAATTACCAAAGACGAGATCCGGAAAGATCATGAGGCGCATACTAAGAAAAATAGCAGAAGGCCAAACCGATCAATTGGGTGACACATCCACTTTACTCAATCCTGAATGTGTAGAAGAGTTGAAAGCCGGTGCTTTAGAATAA